Proteins encoded within one genomic window of Alcanivorax sp. REN37:
- a CDS encoding FecR domain-containing protein codes for MTSTPGPFAEGAPLPVEVAQAAADWLTLLMADVVSEDDRQRWQAWRNAHPDHERAWRHIEAITGHLQQLGPTPAYQVLSPYGEMQRRQQPSRRKVLSWLLLAGAAGGGALLATPASRPLRQRLSTDYRTGTGEQRNWTLPDGSQLLLNTDSIVVVDFQPQQRRLQLLQGELWLVTAAAQGVAGTLPPLVVDTVHGRIQALGTRFSVRHWPERTTVTVVESAVAVMPRDQSGPAQRVTAGQRTAFDRVGVRTRPRASSAAPAWVQGQLVADDWPLERFINELERYRPGYLRCHPAIATLRISGIFPLHDTDHILQTLPQVLPVRLSWRTRYWVSVLPSATD; via the coding sequence ATGACCTCCACGCCCGGTCCGTTCGCTGAAGGCGCGCCGCTGCCAGTGGAGGTGGCGCAGGCTGCCGCAGACTGGCTGACGCTGCTGATGGCCGATGTCGTCAGCGAGGACGATCGCCAGCGCTGGCAGGCGTGGCGCAACGCCCACCCAGATCACGAACGCGCTTGGCGCCATATCGAAGCCATCACCGGCCACCTGCAGCAGCTGGGCCCGACGCCGGCCTACCAGGTGTTGTCGCCCTATGGCGAGATGCAGCGCCGCCAGCAGCCATCACGGCGCAAAGTGTTGAGCTGGCTGCTGCTGGCCGGCGCCGCCGGCGGCGGTGCTCTGCTGGCCACCCCGGCCAGCCGGCCTCTACGCCAGCGGCTCAGCACCGACTACCGCACTGGCACCGGTGAACAACGCAATTGGACCTTGCCGGACGGCAGCCAGTTACTACTCAACACCGACAGCATCGTAGTGGTCGATTTCCAACCTCAGCAGCGGCGTCTGCAGCTGCTGCAGGGCGAGCTGTGGTTGGTCACCGCCGCCGCGCAGGGGGTCGCTGGGACACTACCGCCACTGGTGGTGGACACTGTCCATGGTCGCATCCAAGCGCTCGGCACCCGCTTCAGCGTGCGCCACTGGCCAGAGCGCACCACGGTGACGGTGGTGGAAAGTGCGGTGGCGGTGATGCCGCGTGATCAATCGGGACCGGCCCAGCGGGTGACTGCTGGTCAGCGTACTGCCTTCGACCGGGTGGGGGTACGAACTCGGCCGCGCGCCAGCAGTGCAGCACCAGCCTGGGTGCAGGGCCAGCTCGTGGCCGACGATTGGCCGCTGGAGCGCTTTATCAATGAATTGGAGCGCTACCGGCCCGGTTATCTACGCTGCCACCCGGCGATAGCGACGCTGCGCATTTCCGGCATATTCCCGCTGCATGACACCGACCACATCCTGCAAACGCTGCCGCAGGTGCTGCCGGTGCGCCTGTCGTGGCGTACCCGTTACTGGGTGTCAGTGTTGCCGTCTGCGACCGACTGA
- a CDS encoding sigma-70 family RNA polymerase sigma factor: MPTPELARQHPIALLYADHHPWLLGWLRRQLSDAGLADDLAQDTFVSVLRDGSAGDIRQPRPFLATIARRLMARRHRRQLLENSYLELLAALPPEHAPGPESQLLALEALQQLDRALDGLPAKVREAFLLAHLEGLRYVDIAERLRVSTSSVKQYLSRANQQCLFAITL; encoded by the coding sequence TTGCCGACGCCCGAGCTGGCCCGCCAGCACCCCATCGCACTGCTCTACGCGGACCACCATCCGTGGCTGCTGGGCTGGCTGCGCCGTCAGCTGAGTGACGCCGGGCTGGCCGATGACTTGGCGCAAGACACATTCGTCAGCGTGCTACGCGACGGCAGTGCTGGCGATATCCGCCAACCGCGTCCGTTTCTGGCCACCATTGCGCGGCGCCTGATGGCCCGCCGCCATCGCCGCCAACTGCTGGAAAACAGCTATCTGGAATTGCTCGCCGCGCTGCCGCCGGAACACGCGCCGGGGCCAGAATCCCAATTGTTGGCGCTGGAGGCGTTGCAACAATTGGATCGGGCGCTGGATGGTCTACCAGCCAAAGTGCGCGAAGCATTCCTGCTCGCTCATTTGGAAGGCCTGCGTTACGTCGACATTGCCGAGCGCCTTCGCGTTTCCACCAGCTCAGTGAAGCAATATCTCAGCCGCGCCAATCAGCAATGCTTGTTCGCCATTACCCTATGA
- a CDS encoding OmpW/AlkL family protein — translation MSFPLRTTLLGLVAASPLLVTLPAHAYEAGDWLVKFGVTQVNPKSNNGKLANGTLAVDVEDATQPSISVTYMATRNLGIEVLGALPFNHTVTLNGDKSATTKHLPPTVTAQWFFLPDAQVNPYVGVGLNYTTFFNTRETGPISGANLKLEDSWGVAAQVGVDIKITESLYANASVRYMDIDSKAKLNGARIGTVHIDPVVSTLGFGMRF, via the coding sequence ATGTCATTCCCCTTGCGCACCACCCTGCTCGGCCTCGTCGCCGCCTCTCCGCTGCTGGTGACCCTGCCGGCCCACGCTTATGAAGCCGGCGACTGGCTGGTGAAATTCGGCGTGACCCAGGTCAACCCGAAGAGCAACAACGGCAAACTCGCCAACGGCACCCTTGCGGTGGACGTGGAAGACGCCACCCAACCGAGCATCAGCGTGACCTACATGGCGACCCGCAACCTCGGTATCGAAGTGCTGGGAGCGCTGCCGTTCAACCACACCGTGACCCTCAACGGCGACAAGAGTGCGACCACCAAGCACTTGCCGCCGACCGTCACCGCCCAGTGGTTCTTCCTGCCGGATGCGCAAGTGAACCCCTATGTCGGCGTGGGCCTGAACTACACCACCTTCTTCAACACCCGTGAGACCGGCCCGATCAGCGGCGCCAATCTGAAGTTGGAAGACTCTTGGGGCGTTGCGGCGCAGGTCGGGGTGGACATCAAGATCACCGAGAGCCTGTATGCCAACGCCAGCGTGCGTTACATGGACATCGATTCTAAAGCCAAGCTGAACGGCGCCCGCATCGGCACTGTGCATATCGATCCGGTGGTCAGCACCCTCGGCTTCGGCATGCGGTTCTAA